The genomic interval GTTGGATCCTCTATTTTAAGTGTTGGTACATTTGTATCCATTATATCTTTTAAGGTTAATGCTTCTTCATTATAGTGTTTTTGCACATCCCAAACGGATGCTATTCCTAGAAAGGTTTTGGCATTGTCTAAGACGACAAGACTATCAACCCGTTTTCTTCTCATTAATTTTAATGATTCAGCAAGACCACGGGATTGGCTTGCCGTAACAGGGGGAATCATTAGCTTTTTTAATGGTGGTAAGGAAATATTTTCTTGCAATCGGTCTTCGCCAATAAAGCTTCGGACAAATGCATTGGCTGGTCTCCGTAAAATGTTTTCTGGACTATCGATTTGAACAATTTCGCCATCCTTCATAATACAAATGCGATCTGCAATTTTTAGCGCTTCATCCATATCATGTGTAACGAAGACAATTGTTTTTTGAATTTCCTGCTGTAATCGAACTAATTCATCCTGAAGCTGCTCTCGACTGATAGGGTCCAAGGCGCTGAATGGTTCATCCATCAGTATTATTTTCGGCTCAGCAGCAAGTGCCCTGATAACACCAATTCTTTGTTGCTGTCCACCACTTAATTCAGTAGGATAGCGATCACCGAAAATTTCTGGATCAAGTCCAACCATGTTCATTAATTCATTGATTTTGTCCATGTATTGTTCTTTTTTCCATTTTTGGAGTCGAGGAACGAGTGATACGTTTTCTTTAATCGTCATATGGGGTAACAAACCTATTTGCTGGATGACATAGCCAATAGTTCTGCGGAGTTTGACTGGATCCTCAGTGGATATATCTTTTCCCTCGATGGTAATTGTGCCACTCGAAGGTTCTATGAGTCGATTGATCATCCTCATAGTTGTTGTTTTACCAGAACCACTTGGTCCAATGAGCACAAGCAATTCCCCTTCATTCACTTGAAATGTAATGTTTTTAAGTGCTTTAAATCCATCTTGAAACGTTTTAGTTACTTCATTAAATTGGATCAATTTCTACGAACACCTCCAGACTTTTCTATAAAACTAATTACCCTATTTTGCTAACTAACTAACCTCCTTTTTTAAAAATGTATATTACAGTCATTAACTAGTGTATCACTATTTTTTGAAAAATGGGACCAAAAAGGGAAAGTTATGGGAAGTGGAAAAAGAATTTTCTTGAAAATAGAAGGTGTAGAAGCTGCTGAATCTTATATTGAAGCATGGAAATAATAGCAATAATTATTTAATAATAATATTGTAATTTTATTTCATATGAATCTCAGAAGCTCCTAGTTCTCTATTATTACATTGACCAATAAGCTATAGAGTGATCCTTTTTAATAAATAAAAAAATAGGAAAAAGGGGAATAAAGGAATGAAAAAAACAAAAGAAACCATCACAAATAAAGTGAAAATCAATGACAATTTCTGGGGACGCTATTTGGAAGTTGTACGAAACCATGTTATCCCTTACCAATGGGAAGCATTAAATGATCGATTACCAGATGCCTCACCAAGTCATGCGATTGAGAATTTTCGAATTGCAGCAGGGGAATCAACGGATGAATATTATGGAATGGTGTTTCAAGACAGTGATCTTGCTAAATGGTTGGAAGCAGTTGCTTATAGCTTAGAGAATGAGCCTAATGCTGAATTAGAGAAAACAGCTGATGAAGTAATTGCTTTGATGGGAAGAGCGCAACAGGAAGATGGCTATTTAAATACTTATTATATAGTTAATGAGCCGAATAACCGATGGACAAATATTCGCGATAATCACGAATTGTATTGTGCAGGACATTTAATAGAAGCAGCAGTCGCTTATTATCAAGTGACGGGTAAGAAGCAGTTCCTAGATATCATGTGTAAATATGCGGATTATATTGACAGCGTTTTCGGACCAGAAGAGGATAAATTAAAGGGATATCCTGGCCATCAGGAGATTGAATTAGCTTTAGTGAAATTATTTGATGTTACAGGTAATCAGAAATACTTACATTTAAGTAAATATTTTATTGATGAACGAGGAAAACAGCCTCATTATTTTGATATAGAAAAAAAGAAAAGAAAGGATACAAAGCCATTTTGGTTTAATGATGATTATGCTTATCATCAGGCACATAAACCAGTAAGAGAGCAAAAAGAAGCTGTTGGTCATGCGGTAAGGGCTACATATATGTATACAGCGATGACAGATCTTGCGGTAAAAACACAAGATGAATCACTAAAAAAAGCATGTGAAGAACTTTGGAATAATGTAACACAAAAGCAAATGTATATAACTGGTGGGATAGGCTCCATGGAATTTGGAGAAGCATTCTCCTTTAATTATGATCTGCCGAATGATTTGTCTTATACAGAGACTTGTGCTTCGATTGCTTTAGTTTTTTGGGCTAATCGTATGTTACAGCTAGATGTGAATAATAAGTATGCCGATGTAATGGAACTAGCTCTTTATAATGGAACGATTAGTGGGATGGATTTAGACGGCAAGAAATTCTTTTATGTAAATCCATTAGAAGTTTTACCAGAAGCGTGTGAGAAGAGAAAGGATAAAAAGCATGTGAAATCCGTTCGTCAAAAATGGTTTGGATGTGCATGCTGTCCGCCAAATTTAGCTAGATTAATAGCATCAATTGGTCACTATATCTATTCTCAAAAAGAGAAGGAAGTATTTGTACATTTATATATGGGAAATGAGACAACCGTTCAATTAGAAAATACTAAAGTAAAGCTTACCCAACAAACGAACTATCCTTGGGATGGGGATGTCTCTATGATTGTTTCTCCTGAGAGAGAAGAAAACTTTACGGTGGCATTACGAATTCCAGGCTGGGCAAAAGGTACGGTGATGAAAGTGAATGGGGAGATAATCGATCATATTCCATTAATGAAAAATGGTTATGTTTATTTAAATCGTAAATGGCAAGAAAATGATCATATTGAATTGACTTTCCCAATGGTGGTGGAGAGAATTCAATCGAATCCACAAGTACGTCATAATGTTGGAAAAGTTGCTCTTCAGCGCGGTCCAGTAGTGTATTGTTTAGAGCAAGTAGACAATGGAGAAAATCTACATGGTGTTATTTTACCGAGAAATGCAGAATTAAAAGCAAATTATGATTCTGAATTACTTGAAGGAGTGGTGTCCATTACAGGGGATGCCGAACGTATAGACCAAGCAAACTGGAATGATTCCTTGTATCGTCCAGTAGAAGACAAATCAACATCTGTCCAAATAAAAGCAATCCCATATTATGCATGGTGCAACCGGGAGCCAGGTGAAATGATCGTTTGGGTTAATGAGAAATGATAGGAGGCATTAATAAAAATAGATAGTAAGTTGAATTTGAATCTATTAGGGCTTGTCCAAACGCAGTAATCTGCTGTTGGAAAGCCCTCTTTCTAATTGCTATAAAAAATTAACCATATTCTTCCTAAATTGCTTAGGAGTAACCCCGGTATATTTTTTAAATACTTTAGTGAAATAGCTCTGATCAGTAAAATTTAATAGGGCATGAATATCAGATAAGGAGTGTTCAGCGAAAGTCATTAGCTTTTTTGCTTCCTCAATTTTCGTTTGCTGTATATATTCACTAATGGGAATCCCCACTTCTTTTTTAAATAAATTAGATAGGTATTTTGGACTGATAGATAAATGTTCTGCGATGGATTGTAATGTTAGAGGTTCATAAATATGTTTATAAATATAGTTTCTACATTGGAAGATTGGCCTTGAATAATTATTCCTTTTTGTTTTTGCTACTCTATCTGCAAACTCATATAAAGTATTTTCTGTAAATAAATGAAGGTCCTTAATATCTTGCAGTTCTTCCAAGTCTTGAATAAAACGGTCACCTAAAGTATAAGCAATCTCAGGATGAAGTCCCCCTGTAATGGCTGCGCGGGTGGCAAGTGTAATGATGGCAATCGATAAGTTTTTTTGATTTCTTACCTCGTTTTTTTTGGAAAGTTTGCCAAAATCAAAAGAACTGTTTTCCTTAAAGGCTTTCCAATAGGCAAGAAGATTTTCCTTTTGTCCATCTATAATAAATTGATAGATTTTCTTTTCAGCAATAGGATCATGGTGAAAAGAGGAGTTTTGATGTATTTCTAACATATATTTATCTGCAAGCTTTTCATCGATTACATGATGATGCAGTGGCGTTCTTGGATGGATAATATCTTTATCATAAATCTTTTTATTGAATAAAAAGTAGAAGAGTTTGCAAACTTGTTCTAATTTCCCAGAATTTATTACAGGAAGCGAATAATAATAATCACTTAATGAATCTTCCATCTCTTTTTGTCCAAATGTAGTAATTAAGTCATCTATTAGCACTTTCGACGGCCGATTAGTGAGAAAGGGACCTAATATAATGGTTCCTATGTTGACAATAGGAATAATGGATGCGATTTCATAAAAAGGCGTGCCTTTTATGCTGGGATGATGATTTTTCTTTTCATCACTATGTACGAATTGTTTAGCAAAAGATTGATAAGAGGGATAAAGAGGATTGAATAATTCAGATGGTACCATCTCCTTCATTAAGTTTCCTTCCTTATCAACTATATTAATAGAGATATTTAATATATCTTTCATTAAGTTACATACATACTCCAAATTCTTCATATTTAGACGATTTTCCACTAGATTCTCCTCCGTTAAATTGAATGTTGTCAAAATTTAGAGAGTGATAAGGTAGTTAAAATACCAAAATGATAGAAATATTACCATAATCATGCTCCGTATCGTTATATACTTGGACTACGAAAGTAAGCGCTTACTATTAATCGTGGATTTTCTTCATTGTTCATTCTTAAGTATATAAGCAGATTAATAGTTTGTGAAAAAATTTTCTTTAAGGGAGTGGACTTTTATGAGAAAAATGTATGGCTTTATTTTATTATTCCTATTCACTATTGTGTTAGGAGCTTGTAGTAATAGCTCATCATCGAGTACGGAAGACTTAACAATTCCAGATAATCCAGAAGATGTAAAAGGCGATGTGACTGTTTGGGCTTGGGCATTAGAAGCAAATTATTTAGAAAAGGATGTATTACCAGCATTTAATGAGAAATATCCTAATGTAAATGTAAAAGTAGAGCATATCGGTGTCGATCAAGTATACCAAAAAGTTAGTGCAGGCCTTTCAGCAGGCGGGAGCGGCTTACCTGATGTAGTACAAGTGGAAAATAACCGGATTCATTCGTTTACAGATGATTTTCCTGATGCATTTACGAATTTAAGCTCTCTTGGCTTTGATAAACATGAAAATGAATTCTCTAAATCAAAAATAGATGGGTTAAAGGATAAGGATGGAAATATAATTGCAGCTCCAAGGGATTTAGGACCAGTTGGTGTTATCTATCGGACAGATATTTTTGAGGAAGCAGGGGTGGATCCAGCGAGTATTCAGACATGGGATGATTATATTGAAGCAGGGAAAAAGGTTGTTGCCCATACTGGAAAGGCATTTTTAGGAACAGATGGCGATGGTCTTCTAAGAATCATGCTTCAACAACAAGGCAGCTATTATTTTACAGAGGATGATAAATTAGATCTTACTTCTGATGCAGCGAAAAAGGCAGTTGATATTTTACAAAAGATGAAAGATGCAGGGTTAATTATCTATACGAATAACTGGGATGGGCAAGTAGCAGCAATGAAAAATGGAGAGGTTGCAACACAGCCTGGTGCTGTTTGGTGGAGTGGCACAATGATCGAACAAATGCCTGAACTGTCCGGAAAATGGGGGATGTTCCAATTGCCTGCTGTTGAAGAAGGGGGAGTAAGAGCTTCTAATGATGGGGGATCTGCATTAGCGATTCCAAGTAAATCTGAAAATAAAGTGGCTGCATATGTATTTGCAGAATTTGCCTCAACAGATGTAGATTCCCAAATTAAGGCGCTTACGAATAGAGGATTATTCCCTGCTCTATTATCTGCATATGAAGAGCCTGTTTTCAGCGAAGAACAAGAATATTTTAATAACCAAACATTCTTTAAAGATTTTGCTGATACAGTAACCGATATTCCTTCCGTAAACCATAGCAGTGCAGAATTAGAGCTTAGATCCATCATGACTAGTCAAATGGAAGCGTTTTTACTTGAAGATAAGCCAGCAGCGCAAATATTGGAAGATGGAAAAAAACAGGCTGAGCAGCAAACAGGATTAGAATCGACCAATTAAGATTAGTTTGGAAAAAGAATAAGAGGCTAGTTTTAGAAAATAGAACTAGCCTCTATATAAGGAGGGGAAGAAGTATGTCGGATAATAAAATGCTGGAAACAGGAACGAATCCTATAACCATAAAGAAGAAAAAACAGTTTATCACCCCTAAGACTGTTCCATATATTTTTGTTGGTCCTGCGCTTTTGTTGTTTATTGCTTTTACTGTTTATCCTATTATTGCTTCTTTTCTATTAAGCTTTCAAACAAAGGTTGCAGGTGTTTATACATTCTCAGGATTTGCAAATTATACGCGGCTTTTCAGTGATCCGCTCTTTTATAAAGCGCTTGGGAACACATTTATTATTTTAATCGTACAGGTTCCTATTATGTTATTTCTGGCTGTTATTTTAGCCAGTGTATTGAACTCTGGATTGCTAAGAATGAAAGGTTTTTACCGAGTAGCTTTTTTTACACCTGCTGTTACTTCATTAGTTGCAGCCTCTATCATCTTTGTATTATTACTGAATACAGATTACGGATTAATTAATTATGTATTAACTTCAATGGGACTAGAGAAGGTTCGTTGGTTGACAGATCCTTTCTGGGCGAAGGTTTCTCTTATTCTCGTAACAACATGGAGATGGACTGGTTATAACATGGTTATCTTATTAGCTGGCTTACAAAACATCCCCAATAGTTTGTATGAAGCAGCAAGCATTGATGGTGCTAGTACAATAAAGAAATTCTTTTATATCACGATTCCACAGTTGAAACCGGTATTATTATTTACGTTTGTTATGTCGACAATTGGATCTTTCCAATTATTTGATGAGCCGTACAACTTAACTAATGGTGGTCCAAATAATGCGACGATAACGATTACTTACTATCTTTATAATCAAGGTTTCAGTTTCTTTAATTTTGGCTATGCATCTGCCATTGCTTATGTAATTGTACTCTTTATCGCAGTTCTATCATGGATTCAATTTAAGGTGGTGAGGAATGACTAATGGCAAAACAGAAACGTATTCAAAAAATATTTATGCATCTTTTTTTACTAATTGGTGTTGTCATTTCTATTGGTCCTTTTTACTGGATGGTTGTAGGTGCAACCAATCCTTCTGGTGATGTGTTGGCATTTCCACCTAAGTTGATTCCAGGTAATTATTTGATGGAGAACTTAAGAAATTTAAGTAATTCCATTGATATAGTAAAAGCGGTAACTAATTCATCTGTCATTGCGATTATTTTTGTGGTAGTAAGTTTATTCATTTGCTCCGCAGCAGGTTATGCTTTTGCAAAGTTTAAATTTAAAGGAAGTAACCTCATTTTTGCCTCTTTTTTATTGGCGATGATGATTCCATATCAGGCTACAATTATTCCGCTATTTCAAATCTTTGGGGCGATAGATTGGATTAATACGTATCAAGCGATTATATTGCCGCAAATATGTTATCCATTTGCTATCTTTCTGATTAGGCAAAATATGCAAGGGATACCAGATTCCTTAATAGAAGCAGCAAGAATTGATGGAGCAGGAGAATTTTTTATCTTTTTCAAAATAGCTTTGCCAACAATGAAGCCTGCCTTGGCAGCTGTTGGGATTTTCCTTTTTACCCATCAATGGAATAATTTTATGTGGCCATTAATAGTGATGACGACACAGGAGAATTATACCTTGCCAGTAGCTTTATCCACTTTAGCTGGTCTTAATTCTATTGATTACGGGCAGTTAATGTTAGGGACAGCTATTTCAGTAATACCAGTAATGGCCGTTTTTCTTATCCTGCAAAAGCACTTTATTTCTGGGATTTTAGGCGGCTCGATAAAAGAATAATTTGTATAGATAGGAGATTAAATAATGACAAAAAAATGGACAGCAGAAAAACTTACACTCGGTGTATGTTATTATCCAGAGCATTGGCCAGAGGAACTGTGGGAAGATGATTTTCAAAGAATGAAGGATTTAGGTTTTACTTATGTTCGTATGGGAGAATTTGCGTGGACGATATTTGAGCCAGAAGAAGGTGTATATTCCTTTGATTTATTTGATCGGGCAATTGAAAAGGCTCATAAATTAGGCTTGAAAACAGTGCTTGGGACTCCGACAGCTACACCACCAGCATGGCTCACATATAAATATCCTGATGTGTTGAATGTGTCTCAATCAGGTATTCCGTACCAGCATGGCGCCCGTCGACATTATAATTATAATTCGGATAACTACAGAAGACTTAGTTCTGCTATTGTTACAGAAATGGCAAAGCATTATAGCAATAATCCAGGAGTTGTCGGTTGGCAGATTGATAATGAATTAAACTGTGAAATAGATATTTTTTATTCAGAGGCAGATCATCTTGCTTTTAGAAAATGGGCGAAAGAAAAATATCAGACGTTAGATCGATTAAATGAGGCGTGGGGAACTGTTTTTTGGAATCAGACATATACCAGCTGGGATCAAGTCTATTTAACTCGTACAACGGTTCCAAATTCACCGAATCCTCATCATATGTTAGATGAAAAGAGGTTCATTTCGGATAGCGCTATTTCCTTTGCAAAAATGCAAGGGGACATCATTCGAACATATACTTCTAGTCAATGGGTAACTACAAATGGAATGTTCAAACATTTAGATAATCATAAATTAACAAATGAAGTGTTAGATTTCTATGCTTATGATTCTTATCCTAATTTTGGAAGAGTGCTAGAAGATAACAGTGAGAAGCCTCTGCGTGATAGAAAATGGAGCTGGAACTTAAGTGTAGTCCGCAGCATTTCGTCCAATTTTGCTATCTTTGAACAACAATCAGGTCCAGGAGGATGGGTAACACGACTAGAACAGCCGTCTCCTAATCCTGGGCAACTGCGCCTTTGGACCTATCAATCCATTGCTCATGGTGCAGATTTAGTCATGTATTTCCGCTGGAGAACAGCAACAAAAGGAACAGAAATATATTGGCATGGGATTAATGACTATCATAATTTGCCCAACCGCCGTATAAAAGAAGTGGAGCAAGTAAGCAAGGAAATACAACGAATTGGAGAGAAGGTAGTAGGAGCAAATTATCAGGCAGAGATAGCAATTATCACCAATTATGATAATGAGTGGGACGCAGAATTTGATAAGTGGTCTGGACCTTTTACTTCCATTAGCAAAGATGCATGGTTTAAAGCACTCCAGTATAATCATGTTCCTGTAGATGCTTATAATTTAAATAGAAACTCAAATGTGGCGGAGTTAAAAAAATACAAAGTACTCGTGTATCCACATGCAGCGATTGTGTCCGAACAAACTGCAGATTTGCTGAAAGAGTATGTAAAGCAAGGAGGGAAATTAATATTAGGCTGCCGAACTGGCTTTAAGGATGAGACTGGTCAAACTTATATGAAAGTATTCCCAGGTTATTTAGCAGAGCTTACTGGTATTACGGTAGAGGATTTTACAAAGGAAGCACCGTTTGAAGCTACTCCGAAGGTAATGTATAAAGAAAAAGCAGAGATCAAAACATCTGATTTTTATGAGGCTTTGAAAGTAGAGGCAGACAATGCTGAAGTAATTGGGAAGTTTACAGATTGCTATTTTGAAGGAAAGCCTAGCCTTGTTAAGCGTCAATATGGAGAGGGTACTTGTTATTATTTTGGTGGTGTTTTTACTATCGAGCTTGCTGAAAAACTAATCGAAGAAACACAAATAAATGACTATAAAAATAAATTTGATTTACCTGAAAGTGTGGAGTTATCCATTCGCAAGAAAGAAGGGAAGGAATTTGTTTTCTTATTGAATTATTCTCATGAGCCGCAAGATATTGATGTAAAGCAAGAGATGACAGATATTTTAACAGGAGAGAAGGTTTATCAGAAGGTAAGGATGAAGGCTTATGATGTGTTAGTATTGGAATGAGATAAGGAAAATATAATTATCTATAGAAGAGTATGTGTTGAATAGTTATCCACATACTCTTTTGTTTTTGGTATTAGATGATTTTTTAGAAACACTTTCATAAGTTGAATAGATATAATGATACTTCTCTATATGAAACGAATAAAGAGGATAGTATCATGATTATTACCGCGGACGCAATTTAAATGATGTTATTATTGCTCTTCTAATTAAACTATTTCCATATTATTTGCCGGCTTTTAATTATATGATAAGATAATAATAACGTTTACATAAAATAGTAATTAGTATTACTATTTTGTTTTTGCAAAATTAATGAATAGGAGAAGTTTAATGTGAAGCCGAAAATTTCTGATGTTGCAAGGGTGGCTGGTGTTTCGCCAACAACTGTTTCAAGAGTATTAAATAATAGAGGTTATATTGGAGAAGAGACTAGAAAAAAAGTACAAGAAGCAATGGAAGAATTGAATTATTTTCCTAACGATATTGCAAGATCATTGTTTATAAAAAAAACCTATTTAATAGGAGTAATTTTCCCAACAACGAGTAATCCATTTTATGGTCAGCTTATTTTTCATTTGGAAAATTACGCTAATTCTTTGGGTTATAAAATTTTATTATGTAATAGCCAAGGACGGGAGGATAAAGAGAAAAGTTATTTACATATGCTTCAGCGCAATCAAGTTGATGGAATAATAGCAGGTGCACATAACCGAGGGATAGAAGAATATGATATACCCAATCTGCCAGTTGTAGGATTTGACCGTTATCTTTCTAAAAATACACCTGTTGTCTCTAGCGATAATTACGATGGTGGTCGAAAAGCAACGCAATTATTAATAAATAAAAAATGTAATCATATTATTCATATTAATGGTCCCAGTGATTTAGAGACTCCAGCTAATCTAAGAAGAAAAGCTTATGAAGAAGTAATGAAGGAACATGGACGTAATCCAATAACATATGAGACTCTAGGCGATAATGAAGCAACTATTAATAAATTATTTGAAGAACATCCTGAAGTCGATGGAATTTTTGCAAGTGATGATTTGATTGCTGCAACTGTGTTAAGAGTAGCAAAGAAGAGAAACCGAAAAATTCCTTATGATTTAAAGGTTATTGGCTATGACGGGACAGATACAACCAAGGTACTATTGCCTGAATTGAGTACGATTGCTCAGCCTATTAAAGACATTGCTGAAACATGTGTAGATTTATTAATCAAGCAAATTGATGGAAAATGGGATGAAAAGGAACAACAGACAATATTACCAGTAAAATTAATAGAAAGTGAAACAACAACCTAGTTAGCTAGTAAAGAAAAAATAAAAAAATATTTTTTTTTAAATAATATGTCATCCGGTTGACATATGAAACCGGATGACATATACTCTTTTTGTAAGCAGTTACATTATCCGAGATGGGGAGGAACGATAATAATGAGAAAGATATGGATATTAGTTGTCTGTGCAATAATAACTTCTTTAATTATTGCAGGATGTAGCCAGAAAGGATCAAGTAACGATGATGCTGTCTCAGTATGGGTACATACCTCTAATGAAACTCCAGAAGGCAAAGCGATGCAAAAAATCATTGATCAATTCAATGAAAAATACAAAGGAGAGTATGAGGCAAGGATTGAGTTTATTCCGAGAAGCGGAAGTGGAGGAGGATATGAAGATAAAATAAACGCAGCTTTAACTACAAATACTCTACCTGACGTATTGACATTAGATGGTCCTAATACAGCTGCTTATGCTGAGGCTGGAATGATTGCTCCTATTGATGAATATTTGACAAACAAAGATGACTTACTGCCAAGTATTATTCAACAAGGTACGTATGATGGAAAAATGTATGCGGTGGGTTACTCTGAATCTGGAGTAGGTGTTTTTTATAATAAGCAAATGCTGAAAGATGCAGGAGTGGATCTTACGACTTTACCAACAGTTGAAAACCCATGGGATTGGAATCAATTTATAGACTTAAATGAAAAGTTGGTTAAGAAATTCGATCGACCAGTAATAGATATGGGCTTTAATGATAAAAGTGAATGGTTAATGTATGCGTTTACGCCATTTTTATGGTCACAGGGTGGAAATATTGTTTCCGAGGATGGAGCAACTGCAAATGGTGTGTTTAATAATGAAAATGCTGTTAAAACAATGACGTTTATCCAAGATATGATAAAAAAAGGATACAGTACCATCTCACCAGTTGATAAGGGTTTCAACACTGGTGAATATGCATTAAAGTTTGGCGGATCATGGACCATTGCTGAAATGGAAGAATACCCAGATGTAGAGTATGGAATTATGCCATACCCAACATCACCAGATACGAATAAACTAGTCTCCCCATCTGGAAGCTGGCAGTATGCCATGAGCGCTACATCTGATAAAAAAGAAGCAGCAGGGACGTTAATAGATTTTATGACTTCGACAGAATCTTTAACAGAGATTACCTTGGCAAATAGCGTATTGCCAGCTGCGTATTCTGTCATAGAAGAAGTTAAAGATAAAGTTTCTGATGAAATGAACATCTTAATAGAGCAAAATGCAGCTTCTGCTCATGCACGCCCGGTATTACCAGAGTATCCACAAGTAAGTCGGATTTTCCAACAGACTGTTAGCGATGTAACTTATTATGAAGAAAATGCAAATATCGAAAAATTATTAGATGATAAAGTGATGCAAATAGATAAGGTATTGAAATAAGTAAGGATATACCGGCTTA from Niallia sp. FSL W8-0635 carries:
- a CDS encoding ABC transporter ATP-binding protein — its product is MIQFNEVTKTFQDGFKALKNITFQVNEGELLVLIGPSGSGKTTTMRMINRLIEPSSGTITIEGKDISTEDPVKLRRTIGYVIQQIGLLPHMTIKENVSLVPRLQKWKKEQYMDKINELMNMVGLDPEIFGDRYPTELSGGQQQRIGVIRALAAEPKIILMDEPFSALDPISREQLQDELVRLQQEIQKTIVFVTHDMDEALKIADRICIMKDGEIVQIDSPENILRRPANAFVRSFIGEDRLQENISLPPLKKLMIPPVTASQSRGLAESLKLMRRKRVDSLVVLDNAKTFLGIASVWDVQKHYNEEALTLKDIMDTNVPTLKIEDPTEMAFQLVSESNYGFIPVIDEDSKIIGIVNRASLVEYIADQIGE
- a CDS encoding glycoside hydrolase family 127 protein encodes the protein MKKTKETITNKVKINDNFWGRYLEVVRNHVIPYQWEALNDRLPDASPSHAIENFRIAAGESTDEYYGMVFQDSDLAKWLEAVAYSLENEPNAELEKTADEVIALMGRAQQEDGYLNTYYIVNEPNNRWTNIRDNHELYCAGHLIEAAVAYYQVTGKKQFLDIMCKYADYIDSVFGPEEDKLKGYPGHQEIELALVKLFDVTGNQKYLHLSKYFIDERGKQPHYFDIEKKKRKDTKPFWFNDDYAYHQAHKPVREQKEAVGHAVRATYMYTAMTDLAVKTQDESLKKACEELWNNVTQKQMYITGGIGSMEFGEAFSFNYDLPNDLSYTETCASIALVFWANRMLQLDVNNKYADVMELALYNGTISGMDLDGKKFFYVNPLEVLPEACEKRKDKKHVKSVRQKWFGCACCPPNLARLIASIGHYIYSQKEKEVFVHLYMGNETTVQLENTKVKLTQQTNYPWDGDVSMIVSPEREENFTVALRIPGWAKGTVMKVNGEIIDHIPLMKNGYVYLNRKWQENDHIELTFPMVVERIQSNPQVRHNVGKVALQRGPVVYCLEQVDNGENLHGVILPRNAELKANYDSELLEGVVSITGDAERIDQANWNDSLYRPVEDKSTSVQIKAIPYYAWCNREPGEMIVWVNEK
- a CDS encoding helix-turn-helix domain-containing protein — encoded protein: MENRLNMKNLEYVCNLMKDILNISINIVDKEGNLMKEMVPSELFNPLYPSYQSFAKQFVHSDEKKNHHPSIKGTPFYEIASIIPIVNIGTIILGPFLTNRPSKVLIDDLITTFGQKEMEDSLSDYYYSLPVINSGKLEQVCKLFYFLFNKKIYDKDIIHPRTPLHHHVIDEKLADKYMLEIHQNSSFHHDPIAEKKIYQFIIDGQKENLLAYWKAFKENSSFDFGKLSKKNEVRNQKNLSIAIITLATRAAITGGLHPEIAYTLGDRFIQDLEELQDIKDLHLFTENTLYEFADRVAKTKRNNYSRPIFQCRNYIYKHIYEPLTLQSIAEHLSISPKYLSNLFKKEVGIPISEYIQQTKIEEAKKLMTFAEHSLSDIHALLNFTDQSYFTKVFKKYTGVTPKQFRKNMVNFL
- a CDS encoding ABC transporter substrate-binding protein, which codes for MRKMYGFILLFLFTIVLGACSNSSSSSTEDLTIPDNPEDVKGDVTVWAWALEANYLEKDVLPAFNEKYPNVNVKVEHIGVDQVYQKVSAGLSAGGSGLPDVVQVENNRIHSFTDDFPDAFTNLSSLGFDKHENEFSKSKIDGLKDKDGNIIAAPRDLGPVGVIYRTDIFEEAGVDPASIQTWDDYIEAGKKVVAHTGKAFLGTDGDGLLRIMLQQQGSYYFTEDDKLDLTSDAAKKAVDILQKMKDAGLIIYTNNWDGQVAAMKNGEVATQPGAVWWSGTMIEQMPELSGKWGMFQLPAVEEGGVRASNDGGSALAIPSKSENKVAAYVFAEFASTDVDSQIKALTNRGLFPALLSAYEEPVFSEEQEYFNNQTFFKDFADTVTDIPSVNHSSAELELRSIMTSQMEAFLLEDKPAAQILEDGKKQAEQQTGLESTN
- a CDS encoding carbohydrate ABC transporter permease — protein: MSDNKMLETGTNPITIKKKKQFITPKTVPYIFVGPALLLFIAFTVYPIIASFLLSFQTKVAGVYTFSGFANYTRLFSDPLFYKALGNTFIILIVQVPIMLFLAVILASVLNSGLLRMKGFYRVAFFTPAVTSLVAASIIFVLLLNTDYGLINYVLTSMGLEKVRWLTDPFWAKVSLILVTTWRWTGYNMVILLAGLQNIPNSLYEAASIDGASTIKKFFYITIPQLKPVLLFTFVMSTIGSFQLFDEPYNLTNGGPNNATITITYYLYNQGFSFFNFGYASAIAYVIVLFIAVLSWIQFKVVRND
- a CDS encoding carbohydrate ABC transporter permease, with the translated sequence MAKQKRIQKIFMHLFLLIGVVISIGPFYWMVVGATNPSGDVLAFPPKLIPGNYLMENLRNLSNSIDIVKAVTNSSVIAIIFVVVSLFICSAAGYAFAKFKFKGSNLIFASFLLAMMIPYQATIIPLFQIFGAIDWINTYQAIILPQICYPFAIFLIRQNMQGIPDSLIEAARIDGAGEFFIFFKIALPTMKPALAAVGIFLFTHQWNNFMWPLIVMTTQENYTLPVALSTLAGLNSIDYGQLMLGTAISVIPVMAVFLILQKHFISGILGGSIKE